The following coding sequences lie in one Apostichopus japonicus isolate 1M-3 chromosome 13, ASM3797524v1, whole genome shotgun sequence genomic window:
- the LOC139978879 gene encoding uncharacterized protein encodes MAESPEEKVPRHRVPLGNQWERWSEAKRNLHLKSDSEVARLLLDRFTRNFSKSAGRWTCVPVMEKNSYKYIPQLMKDIFRRRLHDDNSQLGRVVLAEDDPRHISGTIRQSQPPSVLQLLASHHSSLGPSSTVVMSQIY; translated from the exons ATGGCGGAAAGCCCAGAAGAAAAAGTACCACGACACCGTGTCCCTCTCGGGAATCAATGGGAAAGATGGAGCGAAGCGAAGAGGAATTTACATCTGAAGAGTGATTCAGAAGTCGCTCGACTTCTACTCGATAG GTTTACAAGAAATTTCTCAAAGTCTGCAGGCAGATGGACCTGTGTTCCTGTTATGGAAAAGAATAGTTACAAGTACATTCCGCAACTGATGAAGGACATATTTAGAAGGAGGCTTCATGATGACAATTCTCAACTAGGACGTGTTGTTCTTGCCGAGGATGACCCAAGGCACATCTCTGGTACAATTCGCCAGAGCCAACCTCCATCAGTTTTACAGCTTCTTGCAAGCCATCATAGCAGTTTGGGACCAAGTTCTACTGTTGTAATGAGTCAAATCTATTAA